One segment of Primulina tabacum isolate GXHZ01 chromosome 6, ASM2559414v2, whole genome shotgun sequence DNA contains the following:
- the LOC142548635 gene encoding ASI1-immunoprecipitated protein 2-like isoform X1 gives MSKPKERTLQDICHASSTPPQSKAASQIQKGFDSFSDRSQNVDYRGKSGKCNLCSTPCSSCFHMNQIHTKSTEESAGETCAENIVADNEMSTVDTMISTSDSSENAVCKAFSRTSDASASNEMVVHTKLEAQKISDDCLSCDSGTNEATQVFTLHNRKVDNTNLPCSSVFTSCAPVQGYGYTIDCQALSERGNNKSEVEHSTANHSRLSKIIGEFYHKLPSGGLPMGLSSRHPGFSSDRLNSLLTGDVVTDICGDLPANALNSVEKNVDAGVDTHLVDDTDDSDMVEQDVKICDICGDAGREDLLAICCRCIDGAEHTYCMREMMAKVPEGDWLCEECKSREQTRGQRRDKIGRVDGHEKNNSPGRSISEHVNSVDVEGNRSRSSVKIPDKRQRDDVDAEVSSIMKKPAVESMVRLPKSSWSDKAATLSRENSLKNLDKERVQSSHDGPSSDAVSSNDNPKLARSASDLRVHNFKGVFSRSNSFTFINSKPKVKLVDQVLWRKKSVKKVSLHQLKNGGIRPTDKSKLFKEKNSIGFESKTKMLSPRVSHIQDIKNSKQRNTFEWQSSFKSKHAPTNSIIDTSMGHVSRSETPTNHLETRSVQLDGKSAASSRSYSLSSRKSSDFPSSLGEFKRPALYGRNAHGVLSTKIVNNIDKNSNQSNSKADTSSCSGVSERSSFNADEDQHDGLSRPRESSNSVEPFREQSGSCSRASYVSSSWDKNNNLKTAIQAAILRKPGVYEKYRPDDASMTNMGCDIASKDHLSSSAVRRIESSAAGVADKYTPSQNLSTETLGWEQLNNTKHFPSEPVKASSGGDDTQILLERYPSSRDMLNNDAAAMALFSKSLAIPKHEYIWQGSFDVYRSGKMFVSWDGIQAHFSISTSPKAVDAVKNFKNRILLYEVPRLSTWPIQFQERGVVEDNIALFFFAKDLESYNKIYKVWLENIMKNDLALKGNVNGVELLIFPSNQLPENSQRWNMLFFLWGVFRGKMESHLEHMPDNRCSLSPRARDLPACGALSPDPKPRASVEFCSLSSYGASDGDCDARVSSVDCLDGGPNSSSSTAARSFSAKQCRELRDTYPEKGINSSSEPLQGRSTINDSVREQMSMQFDTPLGSQHPSYHFDKSLDGIFDISTDKGIEEATVLDKFRVDAKNDAERNQLYRALGKMNLHVASGSHEVENQHHEACNETVIPEHSENARRQFFPMEQSRPWEARSSEQNMLHDRLPDLELALGAAEKTRAMQPEEYIIDEAALKEEDDVPSALSLSLSYRLAKEE, from the exons ATGAGCAAGCCCAAGGAGCGCACTCTGCAAGACATCTGCCATGCCTCTTCGACTCCTCCTCAGTCCAAG gCGGCGTCTCAAATTCAGAAAGGATTTGACAGTTTTTCAGATAGAAGTCAAAATGTTGACTACAGGGGGAAATCCGGGAAGTGCAACTTGTGCTCTACCCCTTGCTCATCTTGCTTTCATATGAATCAAATTCACACGAAGTCAACAGAAGAGTCTGCTGGAGAAACCTGTGCAGAAAACATTGTAGCTGACAACGAAATGAGCACTGTGGACACTATGATCTCAACTTCTGATTCCTCTGAAAATGCTGTATGTAAAGCATTCTCAAGGACTTCTGATGCATCTGCGTCTAATGAAATGGTGGTGCATACAAAACTTGAGGCTCAAAAAATTTCAGATGATTGTTTGTCATGTGACAGCGGCACTAATGAAGCCACCCAAGTGTTCACTTTGCACAACAGAAAAGTAGACAACACAAATCTACCCTGCTCTTCAGTATTCACCAGTTGTGCACCTGTTCAAGGGTATGGATATACAATTGATTGTCAGGCCCTCTCCGAACGTGGAAATAATAAATCTGAAGTCGAACATTCTACAGCAAATCATAGTAGGCTAAGCAAAATTATCGGagaattttaccataaattGCCCTCTGGTGGTTTGCCAATGGGATTATCTTCACGACATCCAGGTTTTTCTAGCGACCGCCTGAATTCTTTACTGACTGGAGACGTGGTGACTGATATTTGCGGTGATCTACCTGCTAATGCTCTTAATTCTGTCGAGAAGAATGTGGATGCGGGGGTAGATACCCATCTTGTTGATGATACTGATGACTCTGATATGGTGGAGCAGGAT GTTAAAATATGTGACATCTGTGGAGATGCAGGTCGGGAAGATTTGCTTGCTATATGTTGTAGGTGTATTGATGGTGCAGAACATAC TTATTGCATGCGAGAAATGATGGCTAAAGTCCCTGAAGGTGACTGGCTGTGTGAAGAATGCAAATCCAGGGAGCAGACTAGAGGTCAGAGACGAGATAAAATTGGAAGGGTAGATGGTCACGAGAAAAATAACTCCCCTGGTCGATCAATTAGCGAACATGTAAATAGTGTTGATGTGGAGGGAAATAGAAGTAGAAGCAGTGTGAAAATTCCAGACAAAAGGCAAAGAGACGACGTTGATGCTGAAGTTTCTTCTATCATGAAGAAGCCGGCTGTTGAATCGATGGTTAGATTGCCAAAGTCCTCATGGTCCGACAAAGCAGCTACCCTTTCTCGTGAAAATTCCTTAAAGAACCTGGACAAGGAAAGAGTGCAATCTTCTCACGATGGTCCGTCTTCTGATGCTGTCTCAAGTAACGATAATCCAAAGTTAGCACGGTCTGCTTCGGATCTGCGAGTACATAATTTTAAAG GTGTTTTCTCTAGGTCTAATTCATTTACTTTTATAAATTCAAAGCCAAAGGTCAAGCTCGTAGATCAAGTTCTTTGGCGGAAGAAATCAGTAAAGAAAGTTTCCCTTCATCAACTTAAGAATGGCGGTATCCGACCCACGGACAAATCTAAGTTGttcaaagaaaaaaattcaattggTTTTgaatcaaaaacaaaaatgcTATCTCCTAGAGTGTCTCACATCCAGgatattaaaaattcaaaacagcGGAACACATTTGAATGGCAGAGCtctttcaaatcaaaacatgcaCCAACTAATTCAATTATAGATACTTCAATGGGTCATGTCTCGAGAAGTGAGACTCCAACTAATCACCTTGAGACAAGGTCTGTGCAACTTGATGGTAAATCAGCTGCATCATCAAGATCATATAGCCTTTCATCTCGAAAGAGTTCTGATTTTCCCAGTTCTTTAG GTGAATTTAAAAGGCCGGCGTTGTATGGGCGTAATGCGCACGGGGTTTTATCTACCAAGATAGTTAATAACATCGATAAAAATTCTAATCAAAGTAACTCAAAGGCAGATACATCCTCATGCTCAGGTGTTTCTGAAAGATCATCTTTCAATGCTGACGAAGACCAACATGATGGATTGTCTCGGCCCAGAGAGTCCTCTAATTCTGTTGAACCATTTAGAGAACAATCTGGAAGTTGCTCTAGGGCTTCATATGTGAGCTCTTCATGGGACAAAAACAATAACCTGAAAACTGCTATCCAGGCTGCAATTTTGAGAAAGCCTGGAGTATACGAGAAGTATAGGCCTGATGATGCATCAATGACAAACATGGGTTGCGATATAGCTTCTAAAGATCATTTATCAAGTTCTGCTGTAAGGAGAATTGAGTCTTCTGCTGCAGGGGTTGCTGATAAGTATACACCGTCACAAAATTTGTCCACGGAAACTCTGGGATGGGAACAACTCAACAATACAAAGCATTTTCCATCAGAACCTGTAAAAGCTTCTTCTGGAGGAGATGACACCCAAATATTGTTGGAAAGGTACCCTTCCTCGAGGGATATGTTAAATAATGATGCTGCAGCGATGGCGTTATTTTCGAAATCCTTGGCCATCCCTAAACATGAATATATATGGCA AGGAAGTTTTGATGTTTACCGAAGTGGTAAAATGTTTGTCTCCTGGGATGGAATCCAAGCCCACTTCTCTATAAGTACATCGCCTAAAGCTGTGGATGCAGTAAAGAACTTTAAAAACAGAATTCTTCTGTATGAAGTGCCTCGTTTGAGCACGTGGCCTATTCAGTTTCAGGAACGTGGGGTTGTTGAGGATAACATAGCCCTTTTCTTTTTTGCTAAAGATCTTGAGAG TTACAACAAGATCTACAAAGTTTGGCTGGAGAATATAATGAAGAATGATCTCGCTCTCAAAGGGAATGTAAATGGTGTTGAGCTCCTAATATTTCCTTCCAATCAGCTTCCAGAAAATTCCCAGC GGTGGAATATGTTATTCTTCTTATGGGGTGTGTTCAGAGGAAAGATGGAAAGTCACTTGGAACATATGCCTGATAATAGGTGTTCACTTAGTCCTCGTGCTAGAGATTTGCCTGCATGTGGTGCTCTATCCCCTGACCCTAAGCCGCGTGCTTCCGTAGAGTTTTGTAGTTTATCGTCGTATGGAGCGAGCGACGGAGATTGTGATGCCAGAGTATCTTCTGTTGATTGTTTGGATGGTGGACCGAATTCCAGTTCCTCTACTGCAGCAAGAAGTTTTAGTGCAAAACAATGTCGAGAACTCAGGGATACTTATCCG GAAAAAGGCATCAATTCGAGCAGTGAACCACTCCAGGGTAGGTCGACTATCAATGATTCTGTAAGGGAGCAAATGTCAATGCAATTCGATACTCCTCTCGGGAGCCAACATCCATCGTATCATTTTGACAAATCTCTAGATGGTATTTTCGATATATCTACAGATAAAGGCATAGAGGAGGCCACTGTGTTGGATAAATTCAGGGTGGATGCCAAAAATGATGCAGAACGTAATCAACTGTATCGAGCACTTGGAAAG aTGAATCTTCATGTTGCTTCTGGCTCCCATGAAGTGGAGAATCAACACCATGAAGCCTGTAATGAGACAGTCATACCAGAGCATTCGGAGAATGCCAGAAGACAGTTCTTCCCTATGGAGCAATCCAGGCCTTGGGAAGCACGTTCGTCAGAACAAAACATGCTTCATGATAGATTACCGGACCTGGAGCTTGCTTTAGGGGCCGCCGAAAAGACTCGAGCCATGCAACCAGAGGAGTATATTATTGATGAAGCAGCACTCAAAGAAGAGGATGATGTACCATCAGCTCTGTCCCTTTCACTTTCATATAGACTTGCCAAGGAGGAATGA
- the LOC142548635 gene encoding ASI1-immunoprecipitated protein 2-like isoform X2 gives MSKPKERTLQDICHASSTPPQSKAASQIQKGFDSFSDRSQNVDYRGKSGKCNLCSTPCSSCFHMNQIHTKSTEESAGETCAENIVADNEMSTVDTMISTSDSSENAVCKAFSRTSDASASNEMVVHTKLEAQKISDDCLSCDSGTNEATQVFTLHNRKVDNTNLPCSSVFTSCAPVQGYGYTIDCQALSERGNNKSEVEHSTANHSRLSKIIGEFYHKLPSGGLPMGLSSRHPGFSSDRLNSLLTGDVVTDICGDLPANALNSVEKNVDAGVDTHLVDDTDDSDMVEQDVKICDICGDAGREDLLAICCRCIDGAEHTYCMREMMAKVPEGDWLCEECKSREQTRGQRRDKIGRVDGHEKNNSPGRSISEHVNSVDVEGNRSRSSVKIPDKRQRDDVDAEVSSIMKKPAVESMVRLPKSSWSDKAATLSRENSLKNLDKERVQSSHDGPSSDAVSSNDNPKLARSASDLRVHNFKGVFSRSNSFTFINSKPKVKLVDQVLWRKKSVKKVSLHQLKNGGIRPTDKSKLFKEKNSIGFESKTKMLSPRVSHIQDIKNSKQRNTFEWQSSFKSKHAPTNSIIDTSMGHVSRSETPTNHLETRSVQLDGKSAASSRSYSLSSRKSSDFPSSLGEFKRPALYGRNAHGVLSTKIVNNIDKNSNQSNSKADTSSCSGVSERSSFNADEDQHDGLSRPRESSNSVEPFREQSGSCSRASYVSSSWDKNNNLKTAIQAAILRKPGVYEKYRPDDASMTNMGCDIASKDHLSSSAVRRIESSAAGVADKYTPSQNLSTETLGWEQLNNTKHFPSEPVKASSGGDDTQILLERYPSSRDMLNNDAAAMALFSKSLAIPKHEYIWQGSFDVYRSGKMFVSWDGIQAHFSISTSPKAVDAVKNFKNRILLYEVPRLSTWPIQFQERGVVEDNIALFFFAKDLESYNKIYKVWLENIMKNDLALKGNVNGVELLIFPSNQLPENSQRWNMLFFLWGVFRGKMESHLEHMPDNRCSLSPRARDLPACGALSPDPKPRASVEFCSLSSYGASDGDCDARVSSVDCLDGGPNSSSSTAARSFSAKQCRELRDTYPEKGINSSSEPLQDKGIEEATVLDKFRVDAKNDAERNQLYRALGKMNLHVASGSHEVENQHHEACNETVIPEHSENARRQFFPMEQSRPWEARSSEQNMLHDRLPDLELALGAAEKTRAMQPEEYIIDEAALKEEDDVPSALSLSLSYRLAKEE, from the exons ATGAGCAAGCCCAAGGAGCGCACTCTGCAAGACATCTGCCATGCCTCTTCGACTCCTCCTCAGTCCAAG gCGGCGTCTCAAATTCAGAAAGGATTTGACAGTTTTTCAGATAGAAGTCAAAATGTTGACTACAGGGGGAAATCCGGGAAGTGCAACTTGTGCTCTACCCCTTGCTCATCTTGCTTTCATATGAATCAAATTCACACGAAGTCAACAGAAGAGTCTGCTGGAGAAACCTGTGCAGAAAACATTGTAGCTGACAACGAAATGAGCACTGTGGACACTATGATCTCAACTTCTGATTCCTCTGAAAATGCTGTATGTAAAGCATTCTCAAGGACTTCTGATGCATCTGCGTCTAATGAAATGGTGGTGCATACAAAACTTGAGGCTCAAAAAATTTCAGATGATTGTTTGTCATGTGACAGCGGCACTAATGAAGCCACCCAAGTGTTCACTTTGCACAACAGAAAAGTAGACAACACAAATCTACCCTGCTCTTCAGTATTCACCAGTTGTGCACCTGTTCAAGGGTATGGATATACAATTGATTGTCAGGCCCTCTCCGAACGTGGAAATAATAAATCTGAAGTCGAACATTCTACAGCAAATCATAGTAGGCTAAGCAAAATTATCGGagaattttaccataaattGCCCTCTGGTGGTTTGCCAATGGGATTATCTTCACGACATCCAGGTTTTTCTAGCGACCGCCTGAATTCTTTACTGACTGGAGACGTGGTGACTGATATTTGCGGTGATCTACCTGCTAATGCTCTTAATTCTGTCGAGAAGAATGTGGATGCGGGGGTAGATACCCATCTTGTTGATGATACTGATGACTCTGATATGGTGGAGCAGGAT GTTAAAATATGTGACATCTGTGGAGATGCAGGTCGGGAAGATTTGCTTGCTATATGTTGTAGGTGTATTGATGGTGCAGAACATAC TTATTGCATGCGAGAAATGATGGCTAAAGTCCCTGAAGGTGACTGGCTGTGTGAAGAATGCAAATCCAGGGAGCAGACTAGAGGTCAGAGACGAGATAAAATTGGAAGGGTAGATGGTCACGAGAAAAATAACTCCCCTGGTCGATCAATTAGCGAACATGTAAATAGTGTTGATGTGGAGGGAAATAGAAGTAGAAGCAGTGTGAAAATTCCAGACAAAAGGCAAAGAGACGACGTTGATGCTGAAGTTTCTTCTATCATGAAGAAGCCGGCTGTTGAATCGATGGTTAGATTGCCAAAGTCCTCATGGTCCGACAAAGCAGCTACCCTTTCTCGTGAAAATTCCTTAAAGAACCTGGACAAGGAAAGAGTGCAATCTTCTCACGATGGTCCGTCTTCTGATGCTGTCTCAAGTAACGATAATCCAAAGTTAGCACGGTCTGCTTCGGATCTGCGAGTACATAATTTTAAAG GTGTTTTCTCTAGGTCTAATTCATTTACTTTTATAAATTCAAAGCCAAAGGTCAAGCTCGTAGATCAAGTTCTTTGGCGGAAGAAATCAGTAAAGAAAGTTTCCCTTCATCAACTTAAGAATGGCGGTATCCGACCCACGGACAAATCTAAGTTGttcaaagaaaaaaattcaattggTTTTgaatcaaaaacaaaaatgcTATCTCCTAGAGTGTCTCACATCCAGgatattaaaaattcaaaacagcGGAACACATTTGAATGGCAGAGCtctttcaaatcaaaacatgcaCCAACTAATTCAATTATAGATACTTCAATGGGTCATGTCTCGAGAAGTGAGACTCCAACTAATCACCTTGAGACAAGGTCTGTGCAACTTGATGGTAAATCAGCTGCATCATCAAGATCATATAGCCTTTCATCTCGAAAGAGTTCTGATTTTCCCAGTTCTTTAG GTGAATTTAAAAGGCCGGCGTTGTATGGGCGTAATGCGCACGGGGTTTTATCTACCAAGATAGTTAATAACATCGATAAAAATTCTAATCAAAGTAACTCAAAGGCAGATACATCCTCATGCTCAGGTGTTTCTGAAAGATCATCTTTCAATGCTGACGAAGACCAACATGATGGATTGTCTCGGCCCAGAGAGTCCTCTAATTCTGTTGAACCATTTAGAGAACAATCTGGAAGTTGCTCTAGGGCTTCATATGTGAGCTCTTCATGGGACAAAAACAATAACCTGAAAACTGCTATCCAGGCTGCAATTTTGAGAAAGCCTGGAGTATACGAGAAGTATAGGCCTGATGATGCATCAATGACAAACATGGGTTGCGATATAGCTTCTAAAGATCATTTATCAAGTTCTGCTGTAAGGAGAATTGAGTCTTCTGCTGCAGGGGTTGCTGATAAGTATACACCGTCACAAAATTTGTCCACGGAAACTCTGGGATGGGAACAACTCAACAATACAAAGCATTTTCCATCAGAACCTGTAAAAGCTTCTTCTGGAGGAGATGACACCCAAATATTGTTGGAAAGGTACCCTTCCTCGAGGGATATGTTAAATAATGATGCTGCAGCGATGGCGTTATTTTCGAAATCCTTGGCCATCCCTAAACATGAATATATATGGCA AGGAAGTTTTGATGTTTACCGAAGTGGTAAAATGTTTGTCTCCTGGGATGGAATCCAAGCCCACTTCTCTATAAGTACATCGCCTAAAGCTGTGGATGCAGTAAAGAACTTTAAAAACAGAATTCTTCTGTATGAAGTGCCTCGTTTGAGCACGTGGCCTATTCAGTTTCAGGAACGTGGGGTTGTTGAGGATAACATAGCCCTTTTCTTTTTTGCTAAAGATCTTGAGAG TTACAACAAGATCTACAAAGTTTGGCTGGAGAATATAATGAAGAATGATCTCGCTCTCAAAGGGAATGTAAATGGTGTTGAGCTCCTAATATTTCCTTCCAATCAGCTTCCAGAAAATTCCCAGC GGTGGAATATGTTATTCTTCTTATGGGGTGTGTTCAGAGGAAAGATGGAAAGTCACTTGGAACATATGCCTGATAATAGGTGTTCACTTAGTCCTCGTGCTAGAGATTTGCCTGCATGTGGTGCTCTATCCCCTGACCCTAAGCCGCGTGCTTCCGTAGAGTTTTGTAGTTTATCGTCGTATGGAGCGAGCGACGGAGATTGTGATGCCAGAGTATCTTCTGTTGATTGTTTGGATGGTGGACCGAATTCCAGTTCCTCTACTGCAGCAAGAAGTTTTAGTGCAAAACAATGTCGAGAACTCAGGGATACTTATCCG GAAAAAGGCATCAATTCGAGCAGTGAACCACTCCAGG ATAAAGGCATAGAGGAGGCCACTGTGTTGGATAAATTCAGGGTGGATGCCAAAAATGATGCAGAACGTAATCAACTGTATCGAGCACTTGGAAAG aTGAATCTTCATGTTGCTTCTGGCTCCCATGAAGTGGAGAATCAACACCATGAAGCCTGTAATGAGACAGTCATACCAGAGCATTCGGAGAATGCCAGAAGACAGTTCTTCCCTATGGAGCAATCCAGGCCTTGGGAAGCACGTTCGTCAGAACAAAACATGCTTCATGATAGATTACCGGACCTGGAGCTTGCTTTAGGGGCCGCCGAAAAGACTCGAGCCATGCAACCAGAGGAGTATATTATTGATGAAGCAGCACTCAAAGAAGAGGATGATGTACCATCAGCTCTGTCCCTTTCACTTTCATATAGACTTGCCAAGGAGGAATGA
- the LOC142548635 gene encoding ASI1-immunoprecipitated protein 2-like isoform X3 gives MSKPKERTLQDICHASSTPPQSKAASQIQKGFDSFSDRSQNVDYRGKSGKCNLCSTPCSSCFHMNQIHTKSTEESAGETCAENIVADNEMSTVDTMISTSDSSENAVCKAFSRTSDASASNEMVVHTKLEAQKISDDCLSCDSGTNEATQVFTLHNRKVDNTNLPCSSVFTSCAPVQGYGYTIDCQALSERGNNKSEVEHSTANHSRLSKIIGEFYHKLPSGGLPMGLSSRHPGFSSDRLNSLLTGDVVTDICGDLPANALNSVEKNVDAGVDTHLVDDTDDSDMVEQDVKICDICGDAGREDLLAICCRCIDGAEHTYCMREMMAKVPEGDWLCEECKSREQTRGQRRDKIGRVDGHEKNNSPGRSISEHVNSVDVEGNRSRSSVKIPDKRQRDDVDAEVSSIMKKPAVESMVRLPKSSWSDKAATLSRENSLKNLDKERVQSSHDGPSSDAVSSNDNPKLARSASDLRVHNFKGVFSRSNSFTFINSKPKVKLVDQVLWRKKSVKKVSLHQLKNGGIRPTDKSKLFKEKNSIGFESKTKMLSPRVSHIQDIKNSKQRNTFEWQSSFKSKHAPTNSIIDTSMGHVSRSETPTNHLETRSVQLDGKSAASSRSYSLSSRKSSDFPSSLGEFKRPALYGRNAHGVLSTKIVNNIDKNSNQSNSKADTSSCSGVSERSSFNADEDQHDGLSRPRESSNSVEPFREQSGSCSRASYVSSSWDKNNNLKTAIQAAILRKPGVYEKYRPDDASMTNMGCDIASKDHLSSSAVRRIESSAAGVADKYTPSQNLSTETLGWEQLNNTKHFPSEPVKASSGGDDTQILLERYPSSRDMLNNDAAAMALFSKSLAIPKHEYIWQGSFDVYRSGKMFVSWDGIQAHFSISTSPKAVDAVKNFKNRILLYEVPRLSTWPIQFQERGVVEDNIALFFFAKDLESYNKIYKVWLENIMKNDLALKGNVNGVELLIFPSNQLPENSQRWNMLFFLWGVFRGKMESHLEHMPDNRCSLSPRARDLPACGALSPDPKPRASVEFCSLSSYGASDGDCDARVSSVDCLDGGPNSSSSTAARSFSAKQCRELRDTYPMNLHVASGSHEVENQHHEACNETVIPEHSENARRQFFPMEQSRPWEARSSEQNMLHDRLPDLELALGAAEKTRAMQPEEYIIDEAALKEEDDVPSALSLSLSYRLAKEE, from the exons ATGAGCAAGCCCAAGGAGCGCACTCTGCAAGACATCTGCCATGCCTCTTCGACTCCTCCTCAGTCCAAG gCGGCGTCTCAAATTCAGAAAGGATTTGACAGTTTTTCAGATAGAAGTCAAAATGTTGACTACAGGGGGAAATCCGGGAAGTGCAACTTGTGCTCTACCCCTTGCTCATCTTGCTTTCATATGAATCAAATTCACACGAAGTCAACAGAAGAGTCTGCTGGAGAAACCTGTGCAGAAAACATTGTAGCTGACAACGAAATGAGCACTGTGGACACTATGATCTCAACTTCTGATTCCTCTGAAAATGCTGTATGTAAAGCATTCTCAAGGACTTCTGATGCATCTGCGTCTAATGAAATGGTGGTGCATACAAAACTTGAGGCTCAAAAAATTTCAGATGATTGTTTGTCATGTGACAGCGGCACTAATGAAGCCACCCAAGTGTTCACTTTGCACAACAGAAAAGTAGACAACACAAATCTACCCTGCTCTTCAGTATTCACCAGTTGTGCACCTGTTCAAGGGTATGGATATACAATTGATTGTCAGGCCCTCTCCGAACGTGGAAATAATAAATCTGAAGTCGAACATTCTACAGCAAATCATAGTAGGCTAAGCAAAATTATCGGagaattttaccataaattGCCCTCTGGTGGTTTGCCAATGGGATTATCTTCACGACATCCAGGTTTTTCTAGCGACCGCCTGAATTCTTTACTGACTGGAGACGTGGTGACTGATATTTGCGGTGATCTACCTGCTAATGCTCTTAATTCTGTCGAGAAGAATGTGGATGCGGGGGTAGATACCCATCTTGTTGATGATACTGATGACTCTGATATGGTGGAGCAGGAT GTTAAAATATGTGACATCTGTGGAGATGCAGGTCGGGAAGATTTGCTTGCTATATGTTGTAGGTGTATTGATGGTGCAGAACATAC TTATTGCATGCGAGAAATGATGGCTAAAGTCCCTGAAGGTGACTGGCTGTGTGAAGAATGCAAATCCAGGGAGCAGACTAGAGGTCAGAGACGAGATAAAATTGGAAGGGTAGATGGTCACGAGAAAAATAACTCCCCTGGTCGATCAATTAGCGAACATGTAAATAGTGTTGATGTGGAGGGAAATAGAAGTAGAAGCAGTGTGAAAATTCCAGACAAAAGGCAAAGAGACGACGTTGATGCTGAAGTTTCTTCTATCATGAAGAAGCCGGCTGTTGAATCGATGGTTAGATTGCCAAAGTCCTCATGGTCCGACAAAGCAGCTACCCTTTCTCGTGAAAATTCCTTAAAGAACCTGGACAAGGAAAGAGTGCAATCTTCTCACGATGGTCCGTCTTCTGATGCTGTCTCAAGTAACGATAATCCAAAGTTAGCACGGTCTGCTTCGGATCTGCGAGTACATAATTTTAAAG GTGTTTTCTCTAGGTCTAATTCATTTACTTTTATAAATTCAAAGCCAAAGGTCAAGCTCGTAGATCAAGTTCTTTGGCGGAAGAAATCAGTAAAGAAAGTTTCCCTTCATCAACTTAAGAATGGCGGTATCCGACCCACGGACAAATCTAAGTTGttcaaagaaaaaaattcaattggTTTTgaatcaaaaacaaaaatgcTATCTCCTAGAGTGTCTCACATCCAGgatattaaaaattcaaaacagcGGAACACATTTGAATGGCAGAGCtctttcaaatcaaaacatgcaCCAACTAATTCAATTATAGATACTTCAATGGGTCATGTCTCGAGAAGTGAGACTCCAACTAATCACCTTGAGACAAGGTCTGTGCAACTTGATGGTAAATCAGCTGCATCATCAAGATCATATAGCCTTTCATCTCGAAAGAGTTCTGATTTTCCCAGTTCTTTAG GTGAATTTAAAAGGCCGGCGTTGTATGGGCGTAATGCGCACGGGGTTTTATCTACCAAGATAGTTAATAACATCGATAAAAATTCTAATCAAAGTAACTCAAAGGCAGATACATCCTCATGCTCAGGTGTTTCTGAAAGATCATCTTTCAATGCTGACGAAGACCAACATGATGGATTGTCTCGGCCCAGAGAGTCCTCTAATTCTGTTGAACCATTTAGAGAACAATCTGGAAGTTGCTCTAGGGCTTCATATGTGAGCTCTTCATGGGACAAAAACAATAACCTGAAAACTGCTATCCAGGCTGCAATTTTGAGAAAGCCTGGAGTATACGAGAAGTATAGGCCTGATGATGCATCAATGACAAACATGGGTTGCGATATAGCTTCTAAAGATCATTTATCAAGTTCTGCTGTAAGGAGAATTGAGTCTTCTGCTGCAGGGGTTGCTGATAAGTATACACCGTCACAAAATTTGTCCACGGAAACTCTGGGATGGGAACAACTCAACAATACAAAGCATTTTCCATCAGAACCTGTAAAAGCTTCTTCTGGAGGAGATGACACCCAAATATTGTTGGAAAGGTACCCTTCCTCGAGGGATATGTTAAATAATGATGCTGCAGCGATGGCGTTATTTTCGAAATCCTTGGCCATCCCTAAACATGAATATATATGGCA AGGAAGTTTTGATGTTTACCGAAGTGGTAAAATGTTTGTCTCCTGGGATGGAATCCAAGCCCACTTCTCTATAAGTACATCGCCTAAAGCTGTGGATGCAGTAAAGAACTTTAAAAACAGAATTCTTCTGTATGAAGTGCCTCGTTTGAGCACGTGGCCTATTCAGTTTCAGGAACGTGGGGTTGTTGAGGATAACATAGCCCTTTTCTTTTTTGCTAAAGATCTTGAGAG TTACAACAAGATCTACAAAGTTTGGCTGGAGAATATAATGAAGAATGATCTCGCTCTCAAAGGGAATGTAAATGGTGTTGAGCTCCTAATATTTCCTTCCAATCAGCTTCCAGAAAATTCCCAGC GGTGGAATATGTTATTCTTCTTATGGGGTGTGTTCAGAGGAAAGATGGAAAGTCACTTGGAACATATGCCTGATAATAGGTGTTCACTTAGTCCTCGTGCTAGAGATTTGCCTGCATGTGGTGCTCTATCCCCTGACCCTAAGCCGCGTGCTTCCGTAGAGTTTTGTAGTTTATCGTCGTATGGAGCGAGCGACGGAGATTGTGATGCCAGAGTATCTTCTGTTGATTGTTTGGATGGTGGACCGAATTCCAGTTCCTCTACTGCAGCAAGAAGTTTTAGTGCAAAACAATGTCGAGAACTCAGGGATACTTATCCG aTGAATCTTCATGTTGCTTCTGGCTCCCATGAAGTGGAGAATCAACACCATGAAGCCTGTAATGAGACAGTCATACCAGAGCATTCGGAGAATGCCAGAAGACAGTTCTTCCCTATGGAGCAATCCAGGCCTTGGGAAGCACGTTCGTCAGAACAAAACATGCTTCATGATAGATTACCGGACCTGGAGCTTGCTTTAGGGGCCGCCGAAAAGACTCGAGCCATGCAACCAGAGGAGTATATTATTGATGAAGCAGCACTCAAAGAAGAGGATGATGTACCATCAGCTCTGTCCCTTTCACTTTCATATAGACTTGCCAAGGAGGAATGA